A window of the Brassica napus cultivar Da-Ae chromosome C5, Da-Ae, whole genome shotgun sequence genome harbors these coding sequences:
- the BNAC05G35760D gene encoding uncharacterized protein BNAC05G35760D, translated as MEEASSSSIDSILEFLRKNRFMRAEAALISELSNNSSSSNGVKSKVFDKKQGRDKNQVSDELVVKEIQCGSATESHHQQMNDVSVQTQSTSGANNSSLWEDRFTFSESLVDTELDLPPWNHADSEVYSIDPSITSFVNPRSSKPSSHDKVPRQVSQYDHGKASHSLEDDSMAAIQEGFITTSWPRSEERTDHWKDCSVTTVYPLSKGSTSTNNLGVPVVDKRQGKKKVGASDSKVVIKEQDDDDVETALCLGKSHSGYEVKNLSGFAFSLAHDGAREDLPRLPHVRIKSEDKSMNYTSEEKHERDVLDEKLINTENGFLIGSYLDVPIGQEIHSSGGRIAGGGNWLSVSQGLAEDASDLIFGFGNGLGDLAEHSNEYWDSDEYDDDDDVGYIRQPIEDEAWFLGHEVDYPTEQEKDTEHTQDKSQTKNEDDHSFAEEDSYFSGEQYVLAKGVEPVTTKEPDLVARYDGELMDATELSLMRAEPVWQGLVTHENDLVLSNKGRGDDNGGRFCSKDIRAEDDRNAAVRSIGVGISDDVDDNGCIAPDYFPGEGSEWDLELLPHRQVGAASVKPPPGKGANMQLKSFTNGGFSFPSPVPDGHISHDDSTNPVWSNPAVRNESYGPKGLTESNSMVGRNGEKVESSRSSSPSAVSHSSYTGREHCKEEDEEETSPAPEEDPGTSFEDEDAIVVQEQVRQIKAQEQEFETFNLKIVHRKNRTGFEEDKNFHVVLNSVIAGRYHVTEHLGSAAFSKAIQAHDLHTGIDVCVKIIKNNKDFFDQSLDEIKLLKYVNQHDPADKYHLLRLYDYFYFREHLLIVCELLKANLYEFQKFNRESGGEVYFTMPRLQSITIQCLEALNFLHGLGLIHCDLKPENILIKSYSRCEIKVIDLGSSCFETDHLCSYVQSRSYRAPEVILGLPYDKKIDIWSLGCILAELCSGNVLFQNDSPATLLARVIGIIGSIDQQMLAKGPDTCKYFTKTYLLYERNQESNNLEYLIPKKSSLRRRLPMGDQGFIDFVAHLLQVDPKKRPSASEALKHPWLTHPYEPISP; from the exons ATGGAGGAAGCTAGCAGCTCCTCTATagactccattttggagtttcTGCGGAAGAATCGTTTCATGAGAGCTGAAGCTGCGTTGATTAGTGAGCTTTCCAACAACAGCTCAAGCTCAAATGGTGTGAAAAGCAAGGTCTTTGATAAGAAGCAAGGCCGAGACAAGAACCAAGTTTCTGATGAATTGGTTGTCAAAGAGATACAGTGCGGATCCGCCACTGAGAGTCATCATCAGCAAATGAATGATGTTTCTGTTCAGACACAAAGTACCTCTGGTGCTAATAACTCATCATTATGGGAGGACAGGTTCACTTTTTCCGAAAGTTTAGTAGATACCGAGCTTGATTTACCCCCATGGAACCATGCTGACTCTGAGGTATACAGTATCGATCCAAGTATAACAAGCTTTGTGAATCCAAGAAGCTCAAAACCATCTAGTCATGACAAGGTTCCTCGCCAGGTATCTCAGTATGACCATGGCAAAGCATCTCATTCCTTGGAAGATGATAGTATGGCTGCGATACAAGAAGGATTTATCACCACCTCATGGCCAAGAAGCGAAGAGCGCACAGACCATTGGAAGGATTGTTCTGTTACAACTGTTTATCCATTGTCCAAAGGGAGCACATCAACGAATAATCTCGGTGTACCCGTTGTAGACAAAAGGCAAGGGAAGAAAAAGGTTGGCGCGAGTGATTCAAAGGTTGTTATTAAGGAgcaggatgatgatgatgtggaAACAGCTCTGTGCCTTGGAAAGTCACATTCTGGATATGAAGTTAAGAATCTTAGCGGCTTTGCGTTTTCGCTGGCTCATGATGGTGCGAGGGAAGACTTACCAAGGCTGCCGCATGTGAGAATCAAGTCAGAGGATAAATCAATGAACTATACTTCAGAAGAGAAACATGAGCGTGACGTTTTGGATGAGAAGCTGATCAATACTGAGAATGGTTTCCTTATAGGTTCTTATCTAGATGTTCCTATTGGACAAGAGATCCATTCATCAG GTGGCAGAATAGCTGGGGGAGGAAACTGGTTGTCTGTAAGTCAGGGACTAGCAGAAGATGCATCTGACTTGATTTTTGGATTTGGCAATGGACTAGGTGATCTCGCTGAACATTCAAATGAGTATTGGGACTCTGATGAATACGACGACGATGATGATGTTGGTTACATTAGACAACCAATTGAGGATGAGGCCTGGTTTTTGGGTCATGAAGTTGACTATCCTACCGAACAGGAAAAAGACACAGAGCATACTCAGGATAAAAGCCAAACCAAGAATGAGGATGACCATTCATTTGCTGAAGAGGATTCTTATTTCTCCGGTGAACAATATGTGCTAGCAAAAGGCGTTGAGCCAGTTACAACTAAGGAACCTGACTTAGTTGCTCGATACGACGGGGAATTGATGGATGCAACGGAGCTAAGTTTGATGCGAGCTGAGCCTGTGTGGCAGGGACTTGTCACACATGAAAATGATCTAGTTTTGTCGAACAAAGGGAGAGGCGACGATAACGGTGGTAGATTCTGTTCAAAGGATATCCGCGCAGAAGATGATAGAAACGCTGCAGTTAGGTCAATTGGTGTAGGAATCAGTGATGATGTTGATGACAATGGGTGTATAGCACCTGATTACTTTCCTGGAGAAGGTAGTGAATGGGACCTGGAGCTCCTTCCTCACCGCCAAGTTGGAGCTGCTAGTGTTAAGCCTCCACCTGGCAAAGGTGCAAATATGCAGCTAAAAAGTTTTACAAATGGTGGTTTCTCCTTTCCTTCTCCAGTACCTGACGGACACATCTCTCATGATGATTCTACAAACCCTGTATGGTCAAACCCTGCTGTGAGAAATGAAAGTTATGGACCAAAGGGGCTGACTGAGTCCAATAGTATGGTTGGTAGGAACGGCGAGAAGGTTGAAAGTTCAAGAAGTTCCTCTCCATCTGCAGTCTCCCACAGTTCTTATACAGGGAGAGAGCACTgcaaggaagaagatgaggaagaaACTAGTCCTGCGCCGGAAGAAGATCCTGGGACCTCGTTTGAGGATGAAGATGCAATCGTTGTCCAAGAGCAAGTAAGACAGATTAAAGCCCAAGAGCAGGAGTTTGAAACTTTCAATCTGAAGATTGTTCACAGGAAAAACAG GACTGGTTTTGAGGAGGATAAGAACTTCCATGTGGTTTTGAACTCTGTCATAGCTGGTCGTTATCATGTCACTGAGCATCTTGGATCAGCAGCTTTTAGCAAAGCAATACAAGCACATGACCTCCACACAGGCATTGATGTATGTGTAAAGATCATAAAGAACAACAAAGACTTCTTTGACCAGAGCCTTGATGAGATCAAACTGCTCAAGTATGTCAATCAGCATGATCCTGCTGACAAGTACCATCTCCTTAGATTGTATGACTACTTCTACTTTCGG GAGCACTTGTTAATAGTATGTGAACTTCTCAAGGCAAACTTGTATGAGTTCCAAAAGTTTAACAGAGAATCAGGTGGAGAAGTTTATTTCACAATGCCAAGATTGCAG TCAATTACTATCCAGTGCTTGGAAGCATTGAACTTTCTGCACGGTCTCGGCCTTATACACTGCGACttaaaacctgaaaacatacttaTCAAAAGCTACAGCAGATGCGAAATCAAAGTTATTGATCTAGGAAGTAGCTGTTTCGAGACGGATCATCTCTGCTCTTATGTCCAGTCTAGATCTTACCGTGCTCCAGAAGTCATCCTCGGGCTTCCGTATGATAAAAAGATCGATATCTGGTCACTTGGCTGCATTTTGGCAGAACTGTGTTCCGGAAAC GTTCTGTTTCAAAATGATTCTCCAGCTACTTTGCTTGCAAGGGTCATTGGTATAATCGGATCCATTGACCAACAAATGCTTGCAAAAGGACCTGATACATGCAAATACTTCACCAAAACTTATTTGTTATACGAGAGGAACCAG GAGAGTAACAATTTGGAATATTTGATACCTAAAAAGTCATCGCTAAGGCGTAGACTGCCAATGGGTGACCAAGGGTTTATAGACTTTGTGGCACACTTGCTCCAAGTTGATCCAAAGAAACGCCCGTCTGCATCTGAGGCTCTTAAGCATCCATGGTTGACTCATCCCTACGAACCCATATCTCCATGA